A genomic stretch from Cloacibacterium caeni includes:
- a CDS encoding sigma-70 family RNA polymerase sigma factor, protein MRQLKITKQVTNRETASLDKYLQEIGKVELITADEEVELAQRIRNGDRAALEKLIKANLRFVVSVSKQYQNQGLSLPDLINEGNLGLMKAAKRYDETRGFKFISYAVWWIRQSILQALAEQSRIVRLPLNKIGSINKINKAYAHLEQENERPPSPEELAEVLDMSEEDIKESMKNSGRHLSMDAPLVEGEDSNLYDVLRSGESPSPDKDLMLESLQIEIERALQTLTPREADLVRLYFGLNGKHPMTLEEIGETFDLTRERVRQIKEKAIKRLKHNSRSKILKSYLGK, encoded by the coding sequence ATGAGACAGTTAAAAATTACAAAACAGGTTACCAATAGAGAAACCGCTTCCCTTGACAAATATTTGCAAGAAATTGGTAAAGTAGAACTCATCACAGCAGACGAAGAAGTAGAACTCGCTCAAAGAATCCGTAACGGAGACAGAGCTGCTCTAGAAAAGTTGATTAAAGCCAACTTGCGTTTCGTGGTGTCTGTATCAAAACAATATCAAAACCAAGGATTATCTCTTCCTGACCTTATTAATGAAGGAAACCTTGGCCTAATGAAAGCTGCTAAAAGATATGACGAAACCAGAGGTTTCAAATTTATTTCTTATGCAGTTTGGTGGATTAGACAATCTATCTTACAAGCTCTTGCAGAGCAATCTAGAATTGTAAGATTACCTTTGAACAAAATTGGTTCAATCAATAAAATCAACAAAGCTTACGCACACTTAGAACAAGAAAACGAAAGACCACCTTCACCAGAAGAATTGGCAGAAGTTCTAGACATGAGCGAAGAAGATATTAAAGAATCTATGAAAAACTCTGGTCGTCACCTTTCTATGGACGCACCATTAGTAGAAGGAGAAGATTCTAACTTATATGACGTTTTACGTTCTGGTGAATCTCCAAGTCCTGATAAAGACTTAATGCTAGAATCTCTACAAATAGAGATTGAAAGAGCTTTACAAACGCTTACTCCAAGAGAAGCAGATTTGGTAAGATTATATTTCGGTCTAAACGGAAAACATCCTATGACTTTAGAAGAAATAGGTGAAACTTTCGACTTAACGAGAGAAAGAGTAAGACAGATTAAAGAAAAAGCGATTAAGAGATTGAAACACAACTCTAGAAGCAAAATCTTGAAGTCTTACCTTGGTAAATAA
- a CDS encoding threonine aldolase family protein, with protein sequence MKYSFKNDYSEGCHPSILEALMRTNFSQQNGYGLDDYCAEAEKLILQKANAPQSKVHFVSGGTQANLLVISAILRPHESVVSATTGHIFTNEAGAIEATGHKVHGVETPDGKLKPEDIQKVLDVHTNVPHQLKQKLVYISNSTEIGTIYTKKELEDLSNFCKEKNLYLFMDGARLGQSLTADSNDLTLEDVAKFTDVFYLGGTKNGALLGEAIIINRQNLQEEFGFHVKQKGAMLAKGRLLGIQFQELMKDDLYWDLARHANQQAMKIKQTFKEIGAEFLAETDTNQIFPILENSQIEKLSEQFDFYVWKKIYAQKSAIRIITSWATESEVVEGFCKEILKLK encoded by the coding sequence ATGAAATATTCTTTTAAAAACGACTATTCAGAAGGTTGTCATCCCAGCATTTTAGAAGCGTTAATGCGTACTAATTTTTCTCAGCAAAATGGTTACGGTTTAGATGATTATTGTGCAGAAGCAGAAAAACTCATTCTTCAAAAAGCAAATGCACCTCAATCCAAAGTCCATTTTGTAAGCGGAGGAACTCAAGCGAATTTATTGGTGATTTCAGCAATTCTAAGACCTCACGAAAGTGTGGTTTCTGCAACTACTGGTCATATTTTTACCAATGAAGCAGGTGCGATAGAAGCAACAGGTCACAAAGTTCATGGGGTAGAAACTCCCGATGGAAAACTGAAACCAGAAGATATTCAGAAAGTGTTAGATGTTCATACCAATGTTCCTCATCAATTAAAACAAAAGTTGGTTTATATTTCTAATTCTACCGAAATTGGAACGATTTATACCAAAAAAGAATTAGAAGATTTATCAAATTTTTGCAAAGAAAAAAATCTATATTTATTTATGGATGGTGCCAGATTAGGACAATCACTTACTGCAGATAGCAATGATTTAACGCTAGAAGATGTAGCGAAGTTTACAGATGTTTTTTATCTTGGCGGAACTAAAAACGGAGCTTTATTAGGAGAAGCAATCATTATAAACAGACAAAATCTGCAAGAAGAATTTGGGTTTCATGTCAAGCAAAAAGGCGCAATGCTCGCGAAAGGAAGATTACTCGGAATTCAGTTTCAAGAGTTGATGAAAGACGATTTATATTGGGATTTAGCAAGACATGCCAATCAACAAGCCATGAAAATCAAGCAAACTTTCAAAGAAATTGGAGCAGAATTTTTAGCAGAAACAGATACCAATCAGATTTTCCCGATTTTAGAAAATTCACAAATTGAGAAACTTTCAGAGCAGTTTGATTTTTACGTTTGGAAGAAAATATATGCACAAAAATCTGCTATTAGAATTATCACATCTTGGGCTACCGAAAGCGAAGTGGTAGAAGGTTTTTGTAAAGAAATTTTGAAATTAAAATAA
- a CDS encoding M28 family metallopeptidase produces the protein MKKIILSVLLIPAVFSAQQTVSRDAEIANYVSQVSADSLKSHIHKLVSFGTRHTMSSTTDAKKGIGAARNWVLSKFKNYAKNSDGRMEVFLQSQTIQPDGKRINQPTDLGNAIAILRGTDPNDKRIFMIGGHLDSRVSDVMNAKDFAPGANDDGSGVGAVIESARILSQSKFPATIVFVAFSGEEQGLLGAKMLAEKAKNENWQLEALLNNDMIGNNLTSETNLINANQLRVFSEGLPQFDLDKKAQGIRNLGLENDGEARQLARYIKEIGERYVDNLEVKLIYRNDRFLRGGDHTSFVNQGFSAVRLTEFNENYDHQHQDIRKENGKQFGDLPEFMDFEYFKKNVGVNVSVLANLAKSPSKPENVKMDVKELTNFTTIHWEKPKNGEVSGYYVLMRETDSSTWQKKFFTKENSIKLPYSKDNYFFAVQAVNSSGNESLIVIPSVR, from the coding sequence ATGAAAAAAATTATACTTTCAGTTTTATTAATACCTGCTGTATTTTCTGCGCAACAAACTGTTTCCAGAGATGCAGAAATTGCGAATTATGTGTCTCAAGTAAGCGCAGATTCTTTAAAATCTCACATCCATAAATTAGTAAGTTTCGGTACTCGTCATACTATGAGTTCTACGACTGATGCCAAAAAAGGAATCGGTGCTGCTAGAAATTGGGTGCTTTCTAAATTTAAAAATTATGCTAAAAACTCTGATGGAAGAATGGAAGTTTTTCTACAAAGTCAAACCATTCAACCTGATGGAAAACGAATCAATCAGCCTACAGATTTAGGAAACGCTATTGCCATTTTGCGTGGAACTGATCCCAATGATAAAAGAATTTTTATGATTGGCGGACATCTTGATTCCAGAGTTTCTGATGTGATGAATGCCAAAGATTTCGCACCTGGAGCAAATGACGACGGAAGCGGAGTAGGTGCTGTAATAGAATCTGCCAGAATTTTGAGCCAATCAAAATTTCCTGCAACTATAGTTTTTGTAGCATTTTCTGGCGAAGAACAAGGTTTGTTAGGTGCTAAAATGCTTGCAGAAAAGGCAAAAAATGAAAATTGGCAATTAGAAGCTTTGTTGAATAATGATATGATTGGTAATAATTTAACTAGCGAGACCAATTTAATTAATGCCAATCAGTTAAGAGTTTTTTCAGAAGGTTTGCCGCAATTTGATTTGGATAAAAAAGCTCAAGGAATTAGAAATTTAGGTTTAGAAAATGATGGCGAAGCTAGACAATTGGCAAGATACATCAAAGAAATCGGAGAGCGTTATGTTGACAATTTAGAAGTGAAACTTATTTACAGAAATGACAGATTTCTTCGTGGTGGAGATCACACTTCATTCGTGAATCAAGGTTTTTCAGCGGTAAGATTGACTGAATTTAATGAAAATTACGACCATCAACATCAAGATATCAGAAAAGAAAATGGTAAGCAATTTGGGGATTTACCAGAGTTTATGGATTTTGAATATTTCAAGAAAAATGTTGGGGTAAATGTTTCTGTTTTGGCAAATTTGGCAAAATCTCCTTCTAAACCAGAAAATGTGAAAATGGATGTAAAAGAATTGACCAATTTCACTACCATTCATTGGGAAAAACCAAAAAATGGAGAAGTTTCAGGTTACTACGTTCTCATGCGTGAAACCGATTCTTCTACATGGCAAAAGAAATTTTTTACCAAAGAAAATTCTATAAAACTGCCTTATTCTAAAGACAATTATTTCTTTGCAGTTCAAGCGGTAAATAGTTCAGGAAACGAAAGTCTCATCGTAATCCCAAGTGTAAGATAA
- a CDS encoding VPS10 domain-containing protein translates to MNYRKFLLSTAILAFSFHHAQNLKLNPTSAEERWKGYEQRKKLEENSILKNLEFRNVGPTTMSGRVTDIDANPENPTEFYVAYASGGLWYTNNNGTTFTPIFDREAVMTIGDIAIDWKTKTIFVGTGESNSSRSSYAGMGIYKSTNQGKTWQNLGLKDTHHIGRIVVNPENLDEIWVAAVGHLYSPNAERGVFKTNDGGKTWKKPLSADQNSGAIDLAINPQNPKEVYATLWHKERKAWKFVESGASSGIFKSNDGGESWQKISTKDSGFPADENVGRIGLSIFPKNPNIIYAIVDNQKTRPVSAIKEEKTEKSLDKAKMQKITKEEFLALDDKTVNEYLDGERFPERYTSENLKKSLRENKITVKDIFNYTHNGNDDLFNIEIEGAEVYRSDDAGKSWRKTNEKNLDGLYYTYGYYFGQIWVSPTNPDKVIIAGVPILVSENGGKSFKSIDSPNVHADHHSIWFNPNNDNHFINGNDGGINISYDNGNSYIHCNSLSVSQFYSVDYDLEKPYNVYGGMQDNGVWFGPSSNKFDYKKGKFDNGDNFKFLLGGDGMQVRVDFRDNATIYTGFQFGNYFRINRKTNERKYLEVPREIGENPLRFNWEAPFQISRHNQDIVYFASQSVYRSMDKGETWQKISGDLTRNTKQENVPYSTLSTVEESPKKFGLIYAGSDDGLVNVTKDGGNSWQKIGDFPGFWVSMVQPSSFSESRVYLSLNAYREDDFRALLYISDDFGKTWKKIGEDLPSEPINVIREDYNNENLLYVGTDNGLYISLDRGKTFMSANNATLPNVAIHDLKVHHRDNELIVATHGRSIYIADVKKLQKLTPENLAKNLIVFDVESINFKENWGKSYSNFTEIEKQNFPIEFYTKNAGNAVIKIINAQNETIKTINQIADKGFNTISYDLTVNASEKSKKADDGNVYITPGKYTVEISINGVTEKKSLEVKERPKSKSKRVTEVPQGTMSPGEFKKWRKEVGFKKQL, encoded by the coding sequence ATGAATTATCGAAAATTTCTACTTTCTACCGCTATTTTAGCATTTTCTTTTCATCATGCGCAAAACCTTAAGCTCAATCCTACTTCGGCAGAAGAACGCTGGAAAGGTTACGAACAAAGAAAAAAATTAGAAGAAAATTCTATTCTCAAAAATTTAGAATTCAGAAATGTAGGTCCTACTACAATGAGTGGTAGAGTTACAGATATAGATGCGAATCCAGAAAATCCTACAGAATTTTATGTAGCGTATGCTTCTGGTGGATTGTGGTACACCAATAACAACGGAACTACATTCACTCCTATTTTTGATAGAGAAGCTGTAATGACCATTGGCGACATTGCAATAGATTGGAAAACAAAAACCATTTTTGTAGGAACTGGCGAAAGCAATTCTTCTCGTTCTTCTTATGCAGGAATGGGAATTTATAAAAGTACAAACCAAGGAAAAACTTGGCAAAACTTAGGCTTAAAAGACACGCATCACATTGGAAGAATTGTAGTAAATCCCGAAAATCTGGACGAAATTTGGGTAGCTGCAGTTGGTCATTTATATTCACCAAACGCAGAAAGAGGCGTTTTCAAAACCAATGATGGCGGTAAAACTTGGAAAAAACCGCTTTCAGCTGACCAAAATTCTGGAGCAATTGATTTAGCCATAAACCCTCAAAATCCAAAAGAAGTTTATGCAACACTTTGGCACAAAGAACGTAAAGCGTGGAAATTTGTAGAAAGTGGCGCATCATCAGGTATTTTCAAATCCAATGATGGTGGTGAATCTTGGCAAAAAATTTCCACTAAAGATTCTGGCTTTCCAGCAGATGAAAACGTAGGAAGAATAGGACTTTCCATCTTCCCAAAAAATCCAAATATCATTTATGCGATTGTTGACAATCAAAAAACAAGACCTGTTTCCGCCATAAAAGAAGAAAAAACTGAAAAATCTTTGGACAAAGCCAAAATGCAAAAAATCACCAAAGAAGAATTCTTGGCTTTAGATGATAAAACGGTTAATGAATACCTTGATGGAGAACGTTTCCCAGAAAGATACACTTCAGAAAACCTTAAAAAATCGCTCAGAGAAAATAAAATCACGGTAAAAGATATTTTCAACTATACACACAATGGAAATGATGATTTATTCAACATCGAAATTGAAGGTGCAGAAGTTTACCGTTCTGATGATGCCGGAAAATCTTGGAGAAAAACCAACGAAAAAAATCTAGATGGTTTATATTATACTTACGGTTATTATTTCGGGCAAATTTGGGTTTCGCCAACCAATCCAGATAAAGTAATTATTGCAGGCGTTCCGATTTTGGTTTCAGAAAATGGCGGAAAATCATTCAAATCGATAGATTCTCCAAATGTTCACGCAGACCATCATTCAATCTGGTTTAACCCGAATAATGACAATCATTTCATCAATGGAAATGACGGAGGAATCAATATTTCTTACGACAATGGAAATTCTTACATTCATTGCAATTCATTGTCCGTTTCACAGTTTTATTCGGTGGATTATGATTTAGAAAAACCTTACAATGTTTATGGAGGAATGCAAGATAATGGCGTTTGGTTTGGCCCATCAAGCAATAAATTTGACTATAAAAAAGGAAAATTTGATAACGGCGATAATTTCAAATTTCTTCTAGGAGGAGACGGAATGCAAGTGCGTGTAGATTTCAGAGATAATGCTACTATTTATACTGGTTTTCAGTTCGGAAATTATTTCAGAATTAACAGAAAAACCAATGAAAGAAAATATCTAGAAGTTCCTAGAGAAATTGGCGAAAATCCACTTCGTTTCAATTGGGAAGCACCTTTCCAGATTTCTCGTCATAATCAAGACATCGTTTATTTTGCTTCGCAAAGCGTTTACCGAAGTATGGACAAAGGCGAAACTTGGCAAAAAATTTCTGGAGATTTAACCAGAAATACCAAACAAGAAAATGTGCCTTATTCTACTCTTTCAACAGTGGAAGAAAGTCCGAAAAAATTCGGTTTAATCTATGCAGGAAGTGATGATGGATTGGTCAATGTAACCAAAGACGGTGGAAATTCTTGGCAAAAAATTGGCGATTTCCCAGGATTTTGGGTTTCTATGGTTCAACCTTCTTCTTTCTCAGAATCTAGAGTTTATTTGAGCTTAAATGCTTACAGAGAAGACGATTTCCGTGCATTGCTTTACATTTCTGATGATTTTGGGAAAACTTGGAAGAAAATTGGCGAAGATTTACCTTCAGAACCTATTAATGTCATCAGAGAAGATTACAATAACGAAAATCTTTTGTATGTAGGAACGGATAACGGATTGTACATTTCTTTGGATAGAGGAAAAACATTTATGTCTGCCAATAATGCTACTCTTCCAAACGTTGCTATTCACGATTTAAAAGTTCATCACAGAGATAATGAATTGATTGTAGCAACTCACGGAAGAAGCATATACATTGCCGATGTGAAGAAATTACAAAAATTAACGCCAGAAAATTTAGCTAAAAATTTAATCGTTTTTGATGTTGAAAGCATTAATTTCAAAGAAAATTGGGGCAAATCTTACAGTAATTTCACTGAAATTGAAAAGCAGAATTTCCCAATAGAATTTTACACAAAAAATGCTGGAAACGCTGTTATCAAAATCATCAATGCTCAAAATGAAACGATAAAAACCATTAATCAAATTGCTGACAAAGGATTTAATACCATCAGTTATGATTTAACGGTAAATGCAAGTGAAAAGTCTAAAAAAGCAGATGATGGCAATGTTTACATCACTCCAGGAAAATATACAGTAGAAATTTCTATCAATGGAGTTACGGAAAAGAAATCGCTGGAAGTGAAAGAAAGACCTAAATCTAAAAGCAAAAGAGTAACCGAAGTTCCGCAAGGAACAATGTCTCCCGGAGAATTTAAAAAATGGAGAAAAGAAGTGGGCTTCAAAAAGCAATTATGA
- a CDS encoding enoyl-ACP reductase FabI — translation MMYGLLKGKKGIIFGALNDQSIAWKVAERCHEEGAEFILSNAPIAMRMGEIDALAQKTNSEVIGADATSMEDLGKLFDAAIAKFGKIDFILHSIGMSVNVRKGKHYTDINYDWLEKGWDVSAVSFHKVMKTAWEKDCMNEWGSILALTYIAAQRTFPDYNDMADNKSYLESIARSFGYYWGEKKVRVNTISQSPTVTTAGSGVKGFGGFMGFAEDMSPLGNATALDCANYCVAMFSDLTKRVTMQNLFNDGGFSNIGVSQKVVDKYNGE, via the coding sequence ATTATGTACGGATTACTTAAAGGTAAAAAAGGAATTATTTTCGGCGCGCTTAATGATCAATCTATCGCTTGGAAAGTAGCAGAACGTTGTCATGAAGAAGGTGCAGAATTTATCCTTTCAAACGCTCCTATAGCAATGAGAATGGGCGAAATAGATGCTTTAGCACAAAAAACTAATTCAGAAGTAATTGGCGCAGATGCTACTTCTATGGAAGATTTAGGAAAACTTTTTGATGCAGCTATCGCTAAATTTGGTAAAATAGATTTCATCCTTCACTCTATCGGAATGTCTGTAAACGTAAGAAAAGGCAAACATTATACAGATATCAACTATGATTGGTTAGAAAAAGGTTGGGATGTTTCTGCAGTTTCTTTCCACAAAGTAATGAAAACAGCTTGGGAAAAAGATTGTATGAATGAATGGGGTTCTATCTTAGCCCTTACCTACATTGCTGCACAGCGTACTTTCCCAGATTATAATGATATGGCAGACAATAAATCTTACCTAGAATCTATCGCAAGATCTTTCGGTTATTATTGGGGAGAGAAAAAAGTAAGAGTAAACACCATTTCTCAATCTCCTACCGTAACTACAGCAGGTTCTGGTGTAAAAGGTTTTGGAGGTTTTATGGGATTTGCAGAAGATATGTCTCCTCTAGGAAACGCTACTGCACTAGATTGTGCTAATTATTGCGTAGCAATGTTCTCTGATCTTACAAAGAGAGTTACTATGCAAAACCTGTTTAATGACGGTGGTTTCAGCAATATTGGAGTTTCTCAAAAAGTAGTAGATAAATACAACGGAGAATAA
- a CDS encoding DNA-3-methyladenine glycosylase I — protein MEVVRCAWCEKDDLYRSYHDEEWGKPIYDDETIFEFLILESFQAGLSWYTILAKRENFRAAFDQFDHQKIAQYSEDKVEELIQNTGIIRNRLKILATINNAQKFMEVQKEFGSFSKYIWGFVNHEPIVNRPKTLKEVPATTEISDALAKDLKKRGFKFMGSTVVYAHMQATGMVNDHVEDCFVK, from the coding sequence ATGGAAGTAGTAAGATGTGCATGGTGCGAAAAAGACGATTTATACCGAAGTTATCATGATGAAGAATGGGGAAAACCTATTTATGATGATGAAACAATTTTTGAATTTCTGATTTTAGAGAGTTTTCAGGCTGGCTTAAGTTGGTACACCATTTTAGCTAAAAGAGAGAACTTCAGAGCAGCTTTTGACCAATTTGATCATCAAAAAATTGCACAATATTCAGAGGATAAAGTAGAAGAACTCATCCAAAATACTGGAATTATAAGAAATAGACTGAAAATTCTCGCCACGATTAATAATGCTCAAAAATTTATGGAAGTTCAAAAGGAATTTGGCTCTTTCAGTAAATATATTTGGGGTTTTGTGAATCATGAACCGATTGTCAATCGTCCTAAAACCTTGAAAGAAGTTCCTGCGACTACTGAAATTTCTGATGCTCTTGCCAAAGACTTAAAGAAACGAGGCTTTAAGTTTATGGGTTCTACTGTAGTTTATGCACATATGCAAGCCACAGGAATGGTGAATGATCATGTAGAAGACTGTTTTGTAAAGTAA
- a CDS encoding tetratricopeptide repeat protein, giving the protein MKSEMERGFQELKTLEKTAVLQRNEEAQLEVLNNKAFYYFTKAEYNKAYKIAKELEVKATAAKNIRLIAIAKNRLGVTLNFLQVYDESEKKLKEAEQFIDDNEFQDKNLIRANNFQFQSDLYTHILKHDKAVAYIKKTIPEYEKIKNLEERKNQLAKGNVNIGLKFLSVDLDSAAHYFKKSLAIQDKIEAKNFNVANYTGLGEVYNRKNEHKKAVEYLKKAEELNEKVQDGFYMTSIYELLQDSYNNLGNEKEYEKYKLRYLENLKIENEEKLSGVKTFVDEVKAQSEEAIKDNRNKTFLIIFIGIVALSLLIFIFYSLRKIRRKKKENSIIELQLVEKEKKIENLENKISDLHSEVIELAQQNSPHFYSRFLDLYPEFEKNIFELNPKISISEIQFCALLKLNFSSKDIANYTFTSIRTVQNKKYRIRNKLNIPKEVDTYVFINNL; this is encoded by the coding sequence ATGAAAAGCGAAATGGAACGAGGTTTTCAAGAGCTGAAAACGCTGGAAAAAACAGCGGTTTTACAGCGAAATGAAGAAGCACAATTAGAAGTTCTGAACAATAAAGCATTTTATTATTTTACAAAAGCGGAATACAACAAAGCTTATAAAATTGCTAAAGAACTAGAAGTTAAAGCTACTGCTGCTAAAAATATAAGACTGATTGCCATTGCTAAAAATAGATTAGGAGTTACTCTAAATTTTTTACAAGTTTATGATGAATCAGAAAAAAAACTGAAAGAAGCGGAACAATTTATTGATGACAATGAGTTTCAAGATAAAAATCTCATTAGAGCCAATAATTTTCAGTTTCAATCTGATTTATATACCCATATTTTAAAGCATGATAAAGCTGTAGCTTATATTAAAAAAACAATTCCCGAGTATGAAAAAATTAAAAATCTGGAAGAAAGAAAAAATCAACTTGCGAAAGGTAACGTAAACATTGGCTTGAAATTTCTTTCTGTAGATTTAGATTCTGCTGCTCATTATTTCAAAAAATCATTAGCAATTCAAGATAAAATAGAGGCTAAAAATTTCAATGTGGCTAATTATACTGGTTTAGGAGAAGTCTATAACCGAAAAAATGAACACAAAAAAGCAGTGGAATACCTTAAAAAAGCGGAAGAGCTTAATGAAAAAGTACAAGATGGTTTTTATATGACTTCTATCTATGAACTTTTACAAGATTCTTATAATAATCTAGGCAATGAGAAGGAATATGAGAAATATAAACTTCGCTATCTAGAAAATTTAAAGATAGAAAATGAAGAAAAATTAAGTGGAGTAAAAACTTTTGTAGACGAAGTAAAAGCACAATCTGAAGAAGCCATTAAAGATAACAGAAATAAAACCTTTTTAATTATTTTCATCGGAATAGTGGCACTGTCATTGTTGATTTTTATTTTTTATTCTTTGAGAAAAATCAGAAGAAAGAAGAAAGAGAATAGTATTATAGAATTACAACTCGTAGAAAAAGAGAAAAAGATAGAAAATTTAGAAAATAAAATAAGTGATTTGCACTCTGAGGTAATAGAATTGGCACAGCAAAATAGTCCTCATTTTTACTCCAGATTTTTGGATTTATATCCAGAATTTGAAAAAAATATTTTTGAGCTTAATCCTAAAATCTCTATCTCTGAAATACAATTTTGTGCGTTATTAAAACTCAATTTCTCTTCTAAAGACATCGCGAATTACACCTTTACGTCAATCCGAACAGTACAAAACAAGAAGTATAGAATTAGAAATAAATTAAATATTCCTAAGGAAGTAGATACTTATGTGTTTATTAATAATTTGTAA
- a CDS encoding nucleoside phosphorylase has product MLNKLAASELVLNPDGSVYHLNLQPEDIAEKILLVGDPDRVPKVSQYFDTIEIQKNKREFYTHTGTLRGERITVMSTGIGTENIDIVMNELDALVNIDLKEKEFKSEHTALQLFRLGTCGSVNPDVEVDNMLVSQNVVGLDGLMHFYQDYEFENEFSRNFMEKFPYERIKPMLYFSEWTESQYDYFKDAKYVGNTATFPGFYAPQGRQLRLKAVDDKFLETLNELGVTNFEMETSAIYGLSKLLGHKAVTINNVIANRRRGEFSADHHQSEKNMIEWVLERVIK; this is encoded by the coding sequence ATGTTGAATAAATTAGCTGCTTCAGAATTGGTTTTAAATCCAGACGGAAGCGTTTATCACCTTAATCTTCAACCAGAAGATATTGCAGAGAAAATTTTATTAGTAGGCGATCCAGACAGAGTGCCAAAAGTTTCTCAATATTTTGATACCATCGAAATTCAAAAAAATAAAAGAGAATTCTACACGCATACTGGAACTTTAAGAGGTGAAAGAATTACGGTAATGTCTACCGGAATTGGTACAGAAAACATCGATATCGTAATGAACGAGCTGGATGCTTTGGTGAATATTGATTTAAAAGAAAAAGAATTCAAATCAGAACATACTGCGCTTCAATTATTCAGACTCGGAACTTGTGGTTCTGTAAATCCTGATGTGGAAGTAGATAACATGTTGGTTTCTCAAAACGTAGTTGGTTTAGATGGTTTAATGCATTTTTACCAAGATTATGAGTTCGAAAATGAATTTTCTAGAAATTTCATGGAAAAATTCCCATACGAAAGAATTAAACCAATGCTTTATTTCTCTGAATGGACAGAATCTCAGTATGATTACTTCAAAGATGCTAAATACGTAGGAAACACGGCTACTTTCCCAGGTTTCTATGCTCCTCAAGGAAGACAATTGCGTCTAAAAGCTGTAGATGATAAATTTTTAGAAACACTTAATGAATTAGGCGTTACTAATTTCGAAATGGAAACTTCTGCGATTTATGGTTTGTCTAAACTTTTAGGACACAAAGCAGTTACCATTAATAACGTGATTGCAAATAGAAGACGTGGAGAGTTTTCTGCAGACCATCATCAATCAGAAAAAAATATGATTGAATGGGTATTAGAAAGAGTTATCAAGTAA
- a CDS encoding translation initiation factor, giving the protein MDLRDQLKNLFPEHEEQDFEMPEEKFEQKNPLICKFEKKGRNGKPVTLIEGFEGTEEELKQISKKIKTTLGIGGSEKDGIIVIQGDNRDKIMKILQDMGYKTKRVGG; this is encoded by the coding sequence ATGGATTTAAGAGACCAATTAAAAAACCTTTTCCCAGAACACGAGGAACAAGATTTTGAAATGCCAGAAGAAAAATTTGAGCAGAAGAATCCTCTTATCTGTAAATTCGAAAAAAAAGGAAGAAATGGTAAACCTGTGACTTTAATAGAAGGTTTCGAAGGAACAGAAGAAGAACTGAAACAAATTTCTAAAAAAATAAAAACCACTCTTGGAATTGGTGGCTCAGAGAAAGACGGAATCATCGTGATTCAAGGAGATAATCGTGATAAAATCATGAAAATCCTTCAAGATATGGGCTATAAAACCAAAAGAGTTGGAGGATAA